A genomic window from Phycisphaerales bacterium includes:
- a CDS encoding LOG family protein, giving the protein MPIDQRGEIAEPREPLADAAAERAGGPVSPKARRADDPDIAAQLDALIEQTGGVPGSFAARLVRELLQTGLKLIPDGRDTGELKLLTNSVKEMRYAYRIFGKYKDPHKVTIFGSARTPEDHPDYHACVEFSRLMSEAGWMSITGAGLGIMQAGHVGPGRKSSFGVAIRLPFETTANQVIAGDEKLIQFRYFFTRKLMFLSQAEAVALFPGGFGTLDEAYEALTLVQTGKSTPMPIVMVEGAGNDYWLSWEKWVKEQLLARGWISPEDPAIYYIAKDPADAVKHIVRFYRNYHSSRYVRDDLVIRMHKPLRGEDVEKLRDEFRVLIKEGGSMSQVLGPLEGEDEHHALPRLVFKHTKHKFGLIRRLIDRINDMEPAPTADVPPPTVLVGPPTGGPIV; this is encoded by the coding sequence ATGCCCATTGATCAACGTGGAGAGATTGCCGAGCCCCGTGAGCCGCTGGCCGACGCCGCGGCGGAGCGGGCCGGTGGACCCGTCAGCCCCAAGGCCCGGCGTGCCGATGACCCCGATATCGCCGCGCAGCTGGACGCCCTCATCGAGCAGACCGGGGGCGTGCCCGGCTCCTTCGCGGCCCGCCTGGTGCGCGAACTGCTCCAGACCGGCCTCAAGCTGATTCCCGACGGGCGCGACACCGGCGAGCTCAAGCTCCTGACCAACTCGGTCAAGGAGATGCGGTACGCCTACCGGATCTTCGGCAAGTACAAGGACCCGCACAAGGTCACGATCTTCGGCTCCGCCCGCACCCCCGAGGACCACCCCGATTATCACGCGTGCGTGGAGTTTAGCCGCCTGATGTCCGAGGCCGGCTGGATGAGCATCACGGGCGCGGGGCTGGGCATCATGCAGGCCGGGCACGTGGGGCCGGGCCGCAAGAGCAGCTTCGGCGTCGCGATCCGCCTGCCCTTCGAGACCACGGCCAACCAGGTCATCGCGGGTGATGAAAAGTTGATCCAGTTCCGCTACTTCTTCACCCGCAAGCTGATGTTCCTCAGCCAGGCGGAAGCGGTCGCCCTCTTCCCGGGCGGCTTCGGCACGCTGGATGAGGCCTACGAGGCCCTCACGCTGGTGCAGACGGGCAAGTCCACCCCCATGCCCATCGTGATGGTCGAGGGCGCGGGCAACGACTACTGGCTGTCGTGGGAGAAGTGGGTCAAGGAGCAGCTCCTGGCCCGCGGCTGGATCAGCCCCGAGGATCCGGCGATCTACTACATCGCAAAGGACCCCGCCGACGCCGTCAAGCACATCGTGCGGTTCTACCGCAACTACCACTCGTCGCGGTACGTTCGGGACGATCTCGTCATCCGCATGCACAAGCCGCTGCGTGGCGAGGATGTGGAGAAACTGCGCGACGAGTTCCGCGTACTGATCAAGGAAGGCGGCAGCATGTCACAGGTGCTGGGCCCGCTCGAGGGTGAGGACGAGCACCACGCCCTGCCGCGCCTGGTGTTCAAGCACACCAAGCACAAGTTCGGGCTCATCCGCCGGCTGATCGACCGGATCAACGACATGGAGCCTGCGCCGACCGCTGATGTGCCGCCTCCAACCGTGCTGGTTGGCCCGCCCACCGGTGGCCCGATCGTCTGA